Proteins encoded together in one Aeromonas encheleia window:
- a CDS encoding flagellin N-terminal helical domain-containing protein has translation MAMFINTNTSSLNAQRNLMNTTKSLDTSYTRLASGLRINSAKDDAAGLQISNRLTSQVNGLDQGNRNANDGISLAQTAEGAMDEVTGMLQRMRTLAQQSANGSNSDKDREALQKEVDQLGSEINRISKDTTFAGTKLLDGNYSGNFQVGADANQTIGFSLSQAGGFSISGIATAVTAAGGAPVGSVFTSGSNIGGISISSQSNAQNVLAAVDSMLEVVDGKRAELGAVQNRLDSTIRNQSNISENVSAARSRIRDADFATETANMTKQNILQQAASSILAQANQRPQSALSLLG, from the coding sequence ATGGCCATGTTTATCAATACCAACACTTCATCATTGAACGCGCAGCGTAACTTGATGAACACCACCAAGTCGTTGGATACCTCGTACACCCGCCTGGCATCCGGCCTGCGCATCAACAGCGCCAAGGACGATGCGGCCGGTCTGCAGATCTCCAACCGTCTGACCTCTCAGGTCAACGGCTTGGATCAGGGTAACCGCAACGCCAACGACGGCATCTCCCTGGCGCAGACCGCGGAAGGAGCCATGGATGAAGTGACCGGCATGCTGCAGCGCATGCGCACCCTGGCTCAGCAATCCGCCAACGGCTCCAACTCCGACAAGGATCGTGAGGCCCTGCAAAAAGAGGTGGATCAGCTGGGCTCCGAGATCAACCGTATCTCCAAAGACACCACCTTCGCCGGCACCAAGTTGCTGGATGGCAACTACAGCGGCAACTTCCAGGTGGGGGCCGATGCCAACCAGACCATTGGCTTCAGCCTGAGCCAGGCTGGCGGTTTCAGCATTTCAGGCATTGCGACTGCGGTGACTGCAGCAGGTGGCGCGCCGGTTGGCAGTGTGTTTACCAGTGGCTCTAACATCGGTGGTATCAGCATCAGCAGTCAGAGCAATGCTCAAAATGTCCTGGCGGCAGTCGACTCCATGTTGGAAGTGGTCGATGGCAAGCGTGCCGAGCTGGGTGCGGTGCAGAACCGGTTGGATTCGACCATTCGTAACCAATCCAATATCTCGGAAAACGTCAGTGCCGCGCGCTCCCGTATCCGCGATGCGGACTTTGCCACCGAGACCGCCAACATGACCAAGCAGAATATTCTGCAACAGGCGGCCTCCAGCATCCTGGCGCAGGCCAACCAGCGCCCGCAGTCGGCCTTGTCGCTGCTGGGCTAA
- a CDS encoding flagellin N-terminal helical domain-containing protein — MAMFINTNTSSLNAQRNLMNTTKSLDTSYTRLASGLRINSAKDDAAGLQISNRLTSQVNGLDQGNRNANDGISLAQTAEGAMDEVTGMLQRMRTLAQQSANGSNSAKDREALQKEVDQLGSEINRISTDTTFAGTKLLDGNYSGSFQVGADANQTIGFSLSQVGGFSISGIATAASNFTSGPAGSIVTAVSTIFTSGSNPGGISISSQSNAQNVLAAVDSMLGVVDGKRAELGAVQNRLDSTIRNQSNISENVSAARSRIRDADFATETANMTKQNILQQAASSILAQANQRPQSALSLLG, encoded by the coding sequence ATGGCCATGTTTATCAATACCAACACTTCATCATTGAACGCCCAGCGTAACTTGATGAACACCACCAAGTCGTTGGATACCTCGTACACCCGCCTGGCGTCCGGTCTGCGCATCAACAGTGCCAAGGACGATGCGGCCGGTCTGCAGATCTCCAACCGTCTGACCTCCCAGGTCAATGGCCTGGATCAGGGCAACCGCAACGCCAACGACGGCATCTCCCTGGCGCAGACCGCTGAAGGCGCCATGGACGAAGTGACCGGCATGCTGCAGCGCATGCGCACCCTGGCTCAGCAATCCGCCAACGGCTCCAACTCCGCCAAGGATCGCGAGGCTCTGCAGAAGGAAGTGGATCAGCTGGGATCGGAGATCAACCGCATCTCTACAGACACCACCTTCGCCGGGACCAAGTTGCTGGATGGCAACTACAGCGGCTCCTTCCAGGTGGGCGCCGATGCCAACCAGACTATAGGTTTCAGTCTGAGTCAGGTCGGTGGTTTCAGTATTTCTGGGATTGCGACGGCGGCTTCCAATTTTACCAGTGGTCCTGCTGGCTCTATCGTTACCGCGGTTTCAACCATTTTCACCAGCGGTTCCAATCCCGGTGGTATCAGCATCAGCAGTCAGAGCAATGCTCAGAACGTGCTGGCCGCTGTCGATTCCATGCTGGGCGTGGTGGATGGCAAGCGTGCCGAGCTGGGTGCGGTGCAGAACCGGCTGGATTCAACCATTCGCAACCAGTCCAACATCTCGGAAAACGTCAGTGCCGCGCGCTCCCGTATCCGTGATGCAGACTTTGCGACCGAGACCGCCAACATGACCAAGCAGAATATTCTGCAACAGGCGGCCTCCAGCATCCTGGCGCAGGCCAACCAGCGCCCGCAATCGGCCCTGTCGCTGCTGGGCTAA
- a CDS encoding flagellin N-terminal helical domain-containing protein — protein sequence MSMYINTNVSSLNAQRNMMNSTKSLDTSYTRLASGLRINSAKDDAAGLQISNRLTSQVNGLDQGNRNANDGISLAQTAEGAMDEVTGMLQRMRTLAQQSANGSNSAKDREALQKEVDQLGAEVNRISSATTFAGTKLLDGSFSGTFQVGADANQTIGFSLSQADGFSISGIAAAAGTSITTATGAMLVSTIFVGGSAGGINIATQSAAQNVLAAVDSLLTVVDGKRAELGAVQNRLDSTIRNQSNISENVSAARSRIRDADFATETANMTKQNILQQAASSILAQANQRPQSALSLLQN from the coding sequence CCAAATCCCTGGATACCTCTTACACTCGGCTGGCCTCCGGTCTGCGCATCAACAGCGCAAAAGACGATGCGGCCGGCTTGCAGATCTCCAACCGTCTGACCTCCCAGGTCAACGGCCTGGATCAGGGCAACCGCAACGCCAACGACGGCATCTCACTGGCGCAGACCGCAGAAGGCGCCATGGATGAAGTGACCGGCATGCTGCAGCGCATGCGCACCCTGGCCCAACAATCCGCCAACGGCTCCAATTCCGCCAAGGATCGTGAAGCCTTGCAAAAAGAGGTGGATCAACTGGGGGCTGAGGTCAACCGTATCTCTAGCGCGACTACCTTTGCGGGTACCAAACTGCTGGATGGCTCTTTTAGCGGTACTTTCCAGGTCGGGGCCGATGCCAACCAGACTATCGGTTTTAGCCTGAGCCAGGCCGATGGTTTCAGCATCTCAGGAATTGCGGCTGCAGCTGGCACTTCAATCACGACTGCTACTGGCGCTATGCTGGTGTCAACTATTTTCGTTGGCGGCAGTGCTGGTGGTATTAACATCGCTACCCAGAGCGCTGCTCAAAACGTATTGGCCGCAGTTGACTCCCTTTTGACCGTGGTCGATGGCAAGCGTGCGGAGCTGGGGGCGGTGCAAAACCGGTTGGATTCGACCATCCGCAACCAGTCCAATATCTCGGAAAACGTCAGTGCCGCGCGTTCCCGTATTCGTGATGCAGATTTTGCGACTGAGACCGCCAATATGACCAAACAGAACATTTTGCAACAGGCGGCTTCCAGCATTCTGGCGCAAGCCAACCAGCGTCCGCAGTCCGCGCTCTCCCTGCTGCAGAACTAA